A window of Saccharomyces paradoxus chromosome XIII, complete sequence genomic DNA:
TCCGATACCACTGCTAATATTAATACAATGGAAACCAACAAGAAGGATACTAGTAAGTCGCCCTCACACTCCAACGGCTCTTCtccttcatcatcttccctctcttcatcttcttccaaagagAAGAAACGTCCTAAGAGACTATCCTCTCAAAATGTAAATTACgatttgaagaagaggaaaatcATCACTTCTGAAGGCACAGAGAGACCATTCAAGAACGAGCACAACAGTCTTCCATTTGAAGACAATATCATGGAAGAAGAACCTAAGGAACTTCTTGAAAAGGACTCCAAAGGTAATATCATAAAACTTAATGAACCATCCACCATCTCGGAGGATTCAAAGACATCTGTCACTGGATTACCGTTGAATAAAGGCCcttctgaaaaaattaagcgAGAGTCCCTTTGGAATTATAGGAAAAATTTGGGAGGCCAATCAAACGGTTCAGAAATGACGCTAGTCCCCAGTAAAAGATTCACTCAGGTGtctaaaaattttcaggaTTTGAACAGaaatgatttgaaaacGTTTTTAACTGAAAATGTGACGGAAGAGAGCAATATAAGGTCAACCATTGGTTGGAACAGCGATGTAATAAACAAGGCTCGTGACCATGATCCCGAGAACGACCGCGATAATAAAAAGCTATCAAACGTTAGGACGAAAATAATACTCTCAACAAATGCTACTTACGATTCAAAAAGTAAACTATTTGGGCAGAATTCTATCAAGTCGACCGCGAATgcaagtgaaaaaattttcaaggaCAAAAACAATTCAACCATAGATTTTGAGAATGAAGACTTTTGTTCGGCTTGTAATCAGTCGGGTTCCTTTTTATGCTGTGACACTTGCCCCAAATCCTTTCACTTTCTCTGCTTAGATCCACCAATTGATCCAAATCACTTACCTAAAGGTGATTGGCATTGTAATGAATGTAAGTTTAAAATCCTTATAAACAATTCAATGACGactctgaaaaaaaacgaaTCCAACTTCATtaaacaaaacaacaacGTCAAGATCTTCGCTAAATTACTTTTTAATATCGATTCATATAATCCAAGACAGTTCCAGTTACCaaattatataaaagaaacctTCCCCGCCGTGAAAACGGGTTCTAGAGGCCAATACTCTGATGAGAATGATAAAATTCCATTAACTGATAGACAATTGTTTAACACTTCATATGGCCAAAGCATAACAAAGTTAGACTCTTACAATCCGGATACACATATAGATTCAGATTCAGGTAAGTTCTTAATATGTTACAAATGCAATCAAACAAGGCTAGGCTCATGGTCTCATCCAGAAAATTCAAGACTAATAATGACCTGTGATTATTGTCAGACTCCATGGCATTTGGATTGTGTACCGAGggcttctttcaaaaatttgggtTCAAAATGGAAATGTCCTCTACATTCTCCAACTAAAGTTTACAAAAAATCTCGCCACTGTCAAGAGGAGAATAATCTACTTTACAAGGTTTGGAAAAAACAACGCTTGgtaaacaagaaaaaccaACTTTATTATGAACCCTTACAAAAAATAGGCTACCAGAATAATGGTAACATTCAAATCATACCGACTACTAGTAATATGGATTGCGATTTCAAtcaagatttcaaaattactCAAGTAGATGAAAATTCCATTaaatatgatttttttgataaaatatacaaatCGAAAATGgtccaaaaaagaaaactgtTTAAATTTCAGGAAAGTTTAATTGATAAGTTAATATCAAATGCCTCTCAAAATGGCAATAGCGAGGATAACATGGTCAAAGACGTAGCCTCATTAATATATTTCCAGATAAGTAGCCACGATAAGAGCAGTGACAACAATGCTTCCAAAGGAAATAACTTAAGAAAATTATGGGATTTGAAAGAACTGTCCAATGTAGTCGTCCCAAATGAATTAGATTCTATGCAATTCGATAACTTTTCTAACGATGAAGTAAAAAATCTAttatatttaaaaaaagttatcgAGTCCAAACCAAAGGAGGAActgttgaaatttttgaacttaAAAAAtcctaaaaaaaatcgatcTGAATAGAAACGACGTACATACACAGGAATAAATCAGAAACACAGGTACCATTtcctatatatatatactcaTACATAGACATACGTATCGCATTTCAAAGTGAGAGCTATACctattttcctttttccatCTACAACATAGCAACTAACTTTCTCCTCTCTCCTAAATCATCTCgatatcatcttcttcttcatcatctttgtAATCAACTTCTTTCCTAACcctcaatttcttcatcacaACGTTCTCATGTCCTTTCCtgtttccatttttgttggGAGGTAAATAACTGTCATCGTCACTATCCAATTCTCCATCTTCATCACTTTCTTCATGGTGGGCCTGTGGTCTCACATGATGAactctcttcttcttcttttgtgaTTCATTGTTTTCGTGGGCTAATAACCTCTTTTGAAGCCTTTGCCTTTGAGTTTGTGATGTATGAAGGATCCGTCCTATTTTAGCTCTTATATTATTctgtattttttcagtcaCGCCCTCTGGTATGTATGTCTTGAAAGATAACTGCGCCTCCTGAACAGTTGCAAAAGGTTTAAACAAATCCGATGGTAAGTTTAATTTACCTGGATATGCTGAATGTTgccaatttttcttttctttcaaattcaatagAATCATTTGCGATAATTCTCCTATGATATACATTTTCTGACCGTAAGGTCCATGTTTCTTtggcttttcttctttttgcagttcttcctcttcatcgtTTTCAGCCTCAACTAGCTTATCTTGATAGTTTTTTACCCTTTCtgataaataataaagcaAACTAAAGTTTTCTTGAGCAGCAATAgaatcaaaataaaataacaaataatCAATTGCAGTAGTTAAAGCATTCAGATATACATCTTCCTCAGAATCTAAACCTTCTACTATATCAGGATGGTGTGCAATCGCATGTATCAACCTTGGTAATGCTCTTTCGAATATCGTTCCCTTCTTAAATGATTTTAAGCCAAATGTAAAGTTTATCCATATCTTCGTTGTGGTTTTTAATTCGATATCTGGTTCATAGGCAGTAAAAAAGACTAATGGTAGAAATTTGATGGAAATCAGTTCATTAGCCACATAATCCTTTAATTGCTCTAAGAAAGTTTTCCTTACTGGCAGCGATTCATCTTCTACCAGATTAATCAGTTTAATAATATCCGAAGGTTTGATAAAGTTGTTCAAATTAGAAATCCTGGCCAACTTCAAGACCTGTATTCCTGCCACACACCTCAATTTTGTTTGATAATTACTTGGGGTGGGATAAAACTCCTTATTAAATTCAGAAATTAGCTCACCCCCACTCGCAATCAAATAGAAGAATAATTTCATAGTTTTTTCGGTGAAACTTTCCGCCAATTCATCTCTGGGAACATCCGGGGCGATTGACCTTAATTTGTTAGTAAACAACTTTAAAGTGAATACTTTGTTACTTATTGCTGAGTATTTTGTCTCACTTAATAAGGAATCTTCTATCCAgtcaacttctttttttgaatcacCAACGACTTGGTTCGATAATAAAACTTCTTTAATTAGGTATGATATGATATCGGTGGAATCATCATTTAGGATATGAggaaactttttgaatatttccATGAGCACAATAATATGGGATGTAAAATATTTGTCTTTTTGCAAATCTAAGGGTAGGATACgtatttttatctttttcaaagtttctTCGGCCCTGGGTGATAAAGCAATAAGTTTTGTAGAGTATTTAGTTATTTCTGGTTTACCCTCAACCGCAAAATCGTATAATttggtgaagaaaaacGTATCTTCAAAATCGACCTGATCCTTTAGGGTTTTGGAAGCCTTGTACAGTGTTTTTAAAGCTTCTTCTAATGTCAAGTTATCATGGTTTTCTGCGTCTGGATCATCCAGGTTCTTGATGATGGCCTTTAGTGTTCTAATCTGATCTTTGAATAAAGTGGGATTGACTTTCGATATATCATCTaagattcttcttttcatatCCAATTGCTTTGCATCAGAGTTATTGGACAAGTTCAATAAAACGTTGATGTTGGATACATTATAAATTATTGGTGAAGCCctgaaaagcaaaatttgTATTACCTTGGCGATATCACGTGGAATAATGGAAGCACCAGTAGATATATTATACTTCTTAAACAGTCCTGGTGTTTGTAACTTACCGACTAATTCAttgaaacaattttttaaagTGAGAAACGGAATATCGTTGGTGATACATGTGTTTAATAAATAGAAAATCCTTTCGTCGTTGAACTGTTTTATAGTTTCAAGGGCGTCTATTGCCTTCGTAGAGTCAGAAAGACCAGAAGCTAACCACTGAAGAGTTTGATTGTACTTGTTGATTATCAGAGGACCCTGAGGCGAGTTCATACTTTCTTGattgtttaaaaatttgCTAAATTCGATATATTTGGATATGGCAAAGGATATTTTGACTTGTCTTGCATTAAAAGCGAAGAATGAAGTAAATGcctttttatcaaaatgtGACAAAACCGTCAGTAGCCTATGAACTCTTTTGTCGTTATCTGGTTCAAATGGTAGTagatattcaaaaataacGTTGTCGACTTGCTCATTAATGTTTAAATCATTGATATAATAGAGATTGTATAAAGTAGTTGGTATGGTATCTATGATTTCCCagatttctttattttggtAAGTTCTTTCGACCTCGTTCAATGAATTTGAGTAAAATTTTGCCATAGTGTTAATGCAGAGTTCTCTAACCTCCTTGTGTTTTTCTCGGGCCAAATGTAGTAAAGATGTATAAATGGCTTTATTGGTtatattcttccaaatttcaTTAGTGGAGACCTTATTGAAGATCATAACGGAAGTCCTACGTACACGAGGATCAGAATCAATGAATGTTTTTGCCAGTGCTTGATTCAGTTCTTTGGATATGTCATCTCTTGTAGTAATAATCTCAGGAATTGACTCTGTCCATTGCACTCTAACATCGGGACTAATATCAGCAATTTTGGAAATCCATGCCTTGAATGTATCGGAATGTGTAGAgacaaaattcaaatccGAATATGAGGTAAGTATTTGACCAATTAGTTTTGTAGCTTCTTTTCTGAATAGCTCGTTATCTGAAGATAATTCATGATATACAAATCCGATTACCGCGTTGATCAATTCGGGGACCGTTTCCCAAAGCCTTAATATCAGTTTATGTAGTTTCACGATCGTAGTGAGTAGTCTGGAAgtattatcatcattagTTACTTCATGAATAATCTCTGAATAATATTTAGTTAAATGTCTACTCATTCTATTGGAATAAGCATCACATAAAATTAGGCTAGCTTCGTAGCCACAGTCAGAAGTAACATTCAAACCTTCAGGAATTTCATTTGGGTTATAGGTCAAAAACTTATTGAAGATCAATCTTAGTACTTCTAATGGAACAGAATCGAACTCAGAGATGACTTCGCCGAGTATACCGCCTATTACATTGAAGAGCCTTGCAGGGAAGCTCTTATTAGGATCgtaaaaaatatgaaacaGCTCGATAAGCAAATTGTTTGAACTAGGTAAATCGGCTAATAATACAATTGATCTGTATTCTAGTAGCTTAGTGATCAAATAAGTCTGTTGAATATGATAGCCGTTTTCTTGATCACCCAATTGTTCGAATTGTGAGAGTACAAGCTTGAAAATGTCTGTTAGCTGAGCATCCGTATAAGGCGCATCTGGGGCATATAACCTCAGGATATCGCTAAGGCAACAAGCAGTAAAGGCGCGGATCCCCACGTCTTTATGttttaataattttctGCTAACTAGGGCGTCTCTATATTTATCCAACCCCGTTAAATCTGTATTGTCCTGATCCAAAGAAGCCAATTCCTCATGCAAAGCTTTCAAACGATCTAATAGCTCGTTTGTTGATATCAGCTGATCGGAAGTAGATATTATAGGTGAGTTAAACTTCAGTTTAGCCACTGCGCCTTTAGCCATTTTGTTTGTGCTttgtttcttccttcttttataaatataacTGTAAAAACGAGCTGCTATATGGACAGGTAAAGATGGGAATAAACTTCTTATAGATCTCTTACCAGTTAATACTATTTTGATGGAACCTAGCTCCATACACCTCCATTCTGTTTATACAACTTTACGCGTCGCGTCGTGACGTCTTCATAAATCAGATCACCTTTAACGTTTTCACTCCGGGTATTGCACAAACTACCTTGGCGGCTAAATAAATACAAAGATTAGATTTttaaagcaaagaaaaaaaacatcaacGGAGTAACTAaatgaggaagaaataaGTAGTTGTAGTTGaattttccttcttcatgGTGATGCTTGTTATGTGCCGCATTCAGAAAAAGAGCTTATTGCTCTATTGGGAAATCTGTACTCCGTTTCGATGTTTTTTACGGCGTGTCTTCGAAAAAATGATTTCGCCCAGGATCGAACTGGGGACGTTCTGCGTGTTAAGCAGATGCCATAACCGACTAGACCACGAAACCTGTTATTTTGTGTTAatgttgtatctcaaaatgagATACCTCAacattactagatttaccaacctagacataaaacatgtatgaaactgttggaatgaaattctaattgttggaatgaaattctaatatcatctatttaatagtatattataatatgcggtgcaagaggatgacataaagattgagaaacagtcatccaatctaatggaagctgaaatgcaaggattgataatgtaataggataatgaatgacaacatataaaaagaaagaagataaaataataacactatgtagaactatcgattcccttttgtggattcctatatccttgaggagaacttctagtatattctatatacctaatattatagcctttagtaacaatggaatcccaacaattatct
This region includes:
- the RCO1 gene encoding Rco1p (Essential component of the Rpd3S histone deacetylase complex~similar to YMR075W), whose product is METNKKDTSKSPSHSNGSSPSSSSLSSSSSKEKKRPKRLSSQNVNYDLKKRKIITSEGTERPFKNEHNSLPFEDNIMEEEPKELLEKDSKGNIIKLNEPSTISEDSKTSVTGLPLNKGPSEKIKRESLWNYRKNLGGQSNGSEMTLVPSKRFTQVSKNFQDLNRNDLKTFLTENVTEESNIRSTIGWNSDVINKARDHDPENDRDNKKLSNVRTKIILSTNATYDSKSKLFGQNSIKSTANASEKIFKDKNNSTIDFENEDFCSACNQSGSFLCCDTCPKSFHFLCLDPPIDPNHLPKGDWHCNECKFKILINNSMTTLKKNESNFIKQNNNVKIFAKLLFNIDSYNPRQFQLPNYIKETFPAVKTGSRGQYSDENDKIPLTDRQLFNTSYGQSITKLDSYNPDTHIDSDSGKFLICYKCNQTRLGSWSHPENSRLIMTCDYCQTPWHLDCVPRASFKNLGSKWKCPLHSPTKVYKKSRHCQEENNLLYKVWKKQRLVNKKNQLYYEPLQKIGYQNNGNIQIIPTTSNMDCDFNQDFKITQVDENSIKYDFFDKIYKSKMVQKRKLFKFQESLIDKLISNASQNGNSEDNMVKDVASLIYFQISSHDKSSDNNASKGNNLRKLWDLKELSNVVVPNELDSMQFDNFSNDEVKNLLYLKKVIESKPKEELLKFLNLKNPKKNRSE
- the PDS5 gene encoding sister chromatid cohesion factor PDS5 (Cohesion maintenance factor~similar to YMR076C), translated to MAKGAVAKLKFNSPIISTSDQLISTNELLDRLKALHEELASLDQDNTDLTGLDKYRDALVSRKLLKHKDVGIRAFTACCLSDILRLYAPDAPYTDAQLTDIFKLVLSQFEQLGDQENGYHIQQTYLITKLLEYRSIVLLADLPSSNNLLIELFHIFYDPNKSFPARLFNVIGGILGEVISEFDSVPLEVLRLIFNKFLTYNPNEIPEGLNVTSDCGYEASLILCDAYSNRMSRHLTKYYSEIIHEVTNDDNTSRLLTTIVKLHKLILRLWETVPELINAVIGFVYHELSSDNELFRKEATKLIGQILTSYSDLNFVSTHSDTFKAWISKIADISPDVRVQWTESIPEIITTRDDISKELNQALAKTFIDSDPRVRRTSVMIFNKVSTNEIWKNITNKAIYTSLLHLAREKHKEVRELCINTMAKFYSNSLNEVERTYQNKEIWEIIDTIPTTLYNLYYINDLNINEQVDNVIFEYLLPFEPDNDKRVHRLLTVLSHFDKKAFTSFFAFNARQVKISFAISKYIEFSKFLNNQESMNSPQGPLIINKYNQTLQWLASGLSDSTKAIDALETIKQFNDERIFYLLNTCITNDIPFLTLKNCFNELVGKLQTPGLFKKYNISTGASIIPRDIAKVIQILLFRASPIIYNVSNINVLLNLSNNSDAKQLDMKRRILDDISKVNPTLFKDQIRTLKAIIKNLDDPDAENHDNLTLEEALKTLYKASKTLKDQVDFEDTFFFTKLYDFAVEGKPEITKYSTKLIALSPRAEETLKKIKIRILPLDLQKDKYFTSHIIVLMEIFKKFPHILNDDSTDIISYLIKEVLLSNQVVGDSKKEVDWIEDSLLSETKYSAISNKVFTLKLFTNKLRSIAPDVPRDELAESFTEKTMKLFFYLIASGGELISEFNKEFYPTPSNYQTKLRCVAGIQVLKLARISNLNNFIKPSDIIKLINLVEDESLPVRKTFLEQLKDYVANELISIKFLPLVFFTAYEPDIELKTTTKIWINFTFGLKSFKKGTIFERALPRLIHAIAHHPDIVEGLDSEEDVYLNALTTAIDYLLFYFDSIAAQENFSLLYYLSERVKNYQDKLVEAENDEEEELQKEEKPKKHGPYGQKMYIIGELSQMILLNLKEKKNWQHSAYPGKLNLPSDLFKPFATVQEAQLSFKTYIPEGVTEKIQNNIRAKIGRILHTSQTQRQRLQKRLLAHENNESQKKKKRVHHVRPQAHHEESDEDGELDSDDDSYLPPNKNGNRKGHENVVMKKLRVRKEVDYKDDEEEDDIEMI